A single Ctenopharyngodon idella isolate HZGC_01 chromosome 22, HZGC01, whole genome shotgun sequence DNA region contains:
- the sp5l gene encoding sp5 transcription factor-like, with product MAALTLSRADNFLHNFLQDRTPSSSPESGPNTLSFLATTCSQAWQEGSQLPYEGPVGSASSMFQLWSNDVAPNSSLSAHQMTFTMPKMQFPSHMQPTLGSHSHHHHHHHHHHHELPLTPPAEPPSAYSFELSPVKMLSSQAQGNAPYYAQHNAVGQNFPSFLQNASGRPHLPGGHVEDGQQWWSLPQSSSAPSSHPFSLGRQLVLGHQPQIAALLQGTSKGLLSSTRRCRRCKCPNCQSSGNGGAALEFGKKRLHICHIPDCGKVYKKTSHLKAHLRWHAGERPFICNWLFCGKSFTRSDELQRHLRTHTGEKRFGCQQCGKRFMRSDHLSKHVKTHQSRKSRSSQPAHSGTDALLSNIKRE from the exons ATGGCTGCGTTAACCTTATCCAGAGCGGACAATTTCCTGCACAATTTCTTACAG GATCGTACTCCCAGCTCCTCTCCAGAGAGCGGTCCTAACACCCTTTCTTTTTTGGCCACCACATGCAGTCAGGCTTGGCAAGAGGGGTCACAGCTCCCTTATGAGGGTCCCGTTGGCTCCGCTTCCAGCATGTTTCAGCTCTGGAGCAATGACGTGGCCCCTAACTCCAGCTTGAGCGCCCACCAGATGACCTTCACCATGCCTAAAATGCAGTTCCCCAGCCACATGCAGCCCACCCTGGGCTCGCACTcccatcatcaccatcatcaccaccatcacCACCACGAGCTGCCCCTCACACCTCCGGCCGAGCCCCCGTCCGCCTACTCGTTCGAGCTGTCTCCAGTAAAGATGCTCTCCTCCCAGGCACAGGGGAACGCGCCATACTACGCGCAGCACAACGCTGTGGGTCAGAACTTCCCCAGCTTCCTTCAGAACGCTTCAGGAAGACCTCACCTGCCCGGCGGGCACGTTGAGGACGGCCAGCAGTGGTGGAGTCTCCCTCAGAGTAGCAGCGCACCCTCCAGTCACCCCTTCTCTCTGGGACGGCAGCTGGTTTTGGGCCACCAGCCTCAAATTGCTGCACTTCTGCAGGGCACCTCAAAGGGTCTGTTGAGCTCAACTCGTCGCTGTCGCAGGTGCAAATGCCCTAACTGCCAATCATCGGGAAACGGAGGTGCTGCTCTGGAGTTCGGGAAGAAAAGACTACACATTTGTCACATTCCAGATTGTGGCAAGGTTTACAAAAAAACCTCTCACCTGAAGGCGCACCTGCGCTGGCACGCCGGCGAGCGCCCCTTCATCTGCAACTGGCTCTTCTGCGGGAAGAGCTTCACACGCTCAGATGAGCTGCAGAGGCATCTCCGTACACACACCGGGGAGAAGCGTTTCGGCTGTCAGCAGTGTGGGAAAAGGTTTATGCGGAGCGATCATCTCTCCAAGCACGTGAAGACCCATCAGAGCAGGAAGAGCCGGTCCAGTCAGCCCGCTCACAGTGGGACTGATGCACTGCTCAGCAACATCAAGAGAGAGTAA